In Peromyscus maniculatus bairdii isolate BWxNUB_F1_BW_parent chromosome 9, HU_Pman_BW_mat_3.1, whole genome shotgun sequence, one genomic interval encodes:
- the Tm9sf1 gene encoding transmembrane 9 superfamily member 1 has translation MTVLGHPRSWSCQCLPVLILLLGTGPGPGVEGVTHYKPGDPVILYVNKVGPYHNPQETYHYYQLPVCCPEKIRHKSLSLGEVLDGDRMAESLYEIRFRENAEKRILCHMQLSSAQVEQLRQAIEELYYFEFVVDDLPIRGFVGYMEESGFLPHSHKIGLWTHLDFHLEFHGDRIIFANVSVRDVKPHSLDGLRADELLGLTHTYSVRWSETSVERRSDRRRGDDGGFFPRTLEIHWLSIINSMVLVFLLVGFVAVILMRVLRNDLARYNLDEETSSGGSSDDFDQGDNGWKIIHTDVFRFPPYRGLLCAVLGVGAQFLALGTGIIVMALLGMFNVHRHGAINSAAILLYALTCCISGYVSSHFYRQIGGERWVWNIILTTSLFSVPFFLTWSVVNSVHWVNGSTQALPATTILLLLTVWLLVGFPLTVIGGIFGKNNASAFDAPCRTKNIAREIPPQPWYKSTVIHMTVGGFLPFSAISVELYYIFATVWGREQYTLYGILFFVFAILLSVGACISIALTYFQLSGEDYRWWWRSVLSVGSTGLFIFLYSVFYYARRSNMSGAVQTVEFFGYSLLTGYVFFLMLGTISFFSSLKFIRYIYVNLKMD, from the exons ATGACAGTCCTAGGGCACCCTCGAAGTTGGAGCTGCCAGTGTTTGCCAGTCCTGATACTGTTGCTGGGCACAGGCCCTGGGCCAGGGGTGGAAGGTGTGACACACTACAAGCCCGGCGACCCTGTCATTCTATATGTCAACAAAGTGGGGCCCTACCACAACCCCCAGGAAACTTACCACTACTATCAGCTGCCAGTCTGCTGTCCTGAGAAGATCCGCCACAAAAGTCTTAGTTTGGGTGAAGTACTGGATGGGGACCGAATGGCCGAATCTTTGTACGAGATCCGCTTTCGGGAGAATGCGGAGAAGAGAATTCTGTGTCACATGCAGCTCAGTTCTGCACAG GTGGAACAGCTGCGCCAGGCTATTGAGGAATTGTATTACTTTGAATTTGTGGTAGATGACTTGCCAATCCGTGGTTTTGTGGGCTACATGGAAGAGAGTGGCTTCCTGCCACATAGCCACAAGATAGGCCTCTGGACACATTTGGACTTCCACCTAGAATTCCACGGAGATCGAATCATATTTGCCAATGTTTCAGTTCGGGACGTCAAGCCCCACAGCTTGGATGGGTTACGAGCCGATGAACTCCTAGGCCTTACTCACACTTACAGTGTGCGCTGGTCTGAGACTTCAGTGGAGCGGCGGAGTGACAGGCGCCGTGGGGACGACGGTGGCTTCTTTCCTCGAACCCTGGAAATCCACTGGCTGTCCATCATCAACTCCATGGTGCTTGTGTTCTTGCTGGTGGGCTTTGTGGCTGTTATTCTCATGCGTGTGCTTCGAAATGACCTGGCTCGGTACAACCTAGATGAGGAGACCAGCTCGGGAGGCTCCAGCGACGACTTTGACCAGGGCGACAATGGCTGGAAGATTATCCATACAGACGTCTTCCGCTTCCCTCCGTACCGTGGTCTGCTCTGTGCTGTGCTTGGTGTGGGCGCCCAGTTCCTGGCCCTTGGCACTG GCATTATTGTCATGGCGCTGCTGGGCATGTTCAATGTGCACCGACATGGAGCCATTAACTCGGCAGCCATCTTGTTGTATGCTCTGACCTGCTGCATCTCTGGCTATGTGTCCAGCCACTTCTACCGGCAGATTGGAGGCGAGCGTTGGGTGTGGAACATCATTCTCACCACCAGCCTCTTCTCTG TACCCTTCTTCCTGACGTGGAGTGTGGTGAACTCCGTGCACTGGGTCAACGGCTCCACCCAGGCTCTGCCGGCCACCACCATCCTGCTGCTCCTGACAGTCTGGCTGCTGGTGGGCTTCCCTCTCACTGTCATTGGCGGCATCTTCGGGAAGAACAACGCCAGTGCCTTTGATGCACCTTGTCGCACCAAGAATATCGCCCGGGAGatcccaccccagccctggtACAAGTCGACTGTCATCCACATGACTGTGGGTGGCTTCTTGCCTTTCAG TGCCATCTCTGTGGAGCTGTACTACATCTTTGCCACGGTCTGGGGCCGAGAGCAGTACACTCTGTACGGCATCCTCTTCTTCGTCTTCGCCATCCTGCTGAGCGTGGGGGCTTGCATCTCCATCGCACTCACCTACTTCCAGCTGTCGGGGGAAGATTACCGCTGGTGGTGGCGGTCAGTGCTGAGCGTCGGCTCCACCGGGCTCTTCATCTTCCTCTACTCCGTCTTCTACTACGCCAGGCGCTCCAACATGTCAGGGGCAGTGCAGACAGTCGAGTTCTTTGGCTACTCTCTACTGACTGGTTACGTCTTCTTCCTCATGCTGGGCAccatctcctttttttcttccttaaagttCATCCGTTATATCTATGTTAACCTCAAGATGGACTGA
- the Tssk4 gene encoding testis-specific serine/threonine-protein kinase 4 isoform X1, with protein sequence MASRETEASKHQSAAPQRKPNIMGKGDTSDTTPATPTYRSVMEEYGYEVGKVIGHGSYGTVYEAYYTKQKVLVAVKIISKKKASDDYLNKFLPREIQVMKVLRHKYLINFYQAIETTSRVYIVLELAQGGDVLEWIQRYGACSETLAGKWFSQMALGIAYLHSKGIVHRLTPSLSAAGRDLKLENLLLDKRENVKISDFGFAKMVPSSQPVRSSSSYRQMSCLSHLSQTYCGSFAYACPEILLGLPYSPFLSDTWSMGVILYTLVVARLPFDDTNLKKLLRETQKEVTIPANLNISQECKNLILQLLRPANKRATILDVLKDPWMLKFQPEQPVNELKLLEAMYQSVSAPNRHQSLEITT encoded by the exons ATGGCTTCTCGGGAGACAGAGGCTTCTAAGCACCAAAGCGCCGCCCCACAGCGCAAGCCTAACATCATGGGGAAGGGAGACACTTCGGACACAACACCAGCTACCCCAACCTATCGCTCTGTCATGGAGGAGTACGGTTATGAGGTGGGCAAGGTCATCGGCCACGGCTCCTACGGAACAGTCTATGAGGCGTACTACACAAAGCAGAAAGTCCTGGTGGCTGTCAAGATCATCTCAAAGAAGAAGGCCTCCGATGACTACCTTAACAAGTTCCTACCGCGTGAGATACAG GTAATGAAAGTCTTACGGCACAAGTACCTCATCAACTTCTACCAGGCCATTGAGACCACATCCCGAGTATACATCGTTCTGGAGCTGGCTCAGGGCGGTGATGTCCTCGAATGGATCCAACGCTATGGGGCCTGCTCTGAGACGCTTGCTGGCAAGTGGTTCTCCCAGATGGCCTTGGGCATCGCCTACCTGCACAGCAAGGGCATCGTGCACCG cctgacCCCCAGCCTTTCTGCTGCTGGTAGGGACTTAAAGTTGGAGAACCTGTTGCTGGACAAGCGGGAGAATGTGAAGATATCGGACTTTGGCTTCGCCAAGATGGTGCCTTCTAGCCAGCCTGTGCGTAGTAGCTCTTCCTACCGCCAAATGAGCTGTCTTTCCCACCTCAGCCAGACCTACTGTGGCAGCTTTGCCTACGCCTGCCCCGAGATCTTGCTAGGCCTGCCCTATAGCCCTTTCCTGTCTGACACCTGGAGCATGGGCGTCATCCTCTACACCCTAGTGGTTGCACGTCTGCCCTTCGATGACACCAATCTCAAGAAGCTGCTGAGAGAGACCCAGAAGGAGGTCACCATCCCAGCTAACCTCAACATCTCCCAGGAGTGCAAG AACCTGATCCTCCAGTTGCTACGCCCAGCTAACAAGCGTGCCACTATCCTGGATGTCCTCAAGGACCCCTGGATGCTCAAGTTCCAGCCCGAGCAACCCGTGAATGAGCTCAAGCTGCTCGAGGCCATGTATCAGTCTGTCAGCGCCCCTAACCGGCACCAATCCTTGGAAATCACAACTTGA
- the Tssk4 gene encoding testis-specific serine/threonine-protein kinase 4 isoform X2: MASRETEASKHQSAAPQRKPNIMGKGDTSDTTPATPTYRSVMEEYGYEVGKVIGHGSYGTVYEAYYTKQKVLVAVKIISKKKASDDYLNKFLPREIQVMKVLRHKYLINFYQAIETTSRVYIVLELAQGGDVLEWIQRYGACSETLAGKWFSQMALGIAYLHSKGIVHRDLKLENLLLDKRENVKISDFGFAKMVPSSQPVRSSSSYRQMSCLSHLSQTYCGSFAYACPEILLGLPYSPFLSDTWSMGVILYTLVVARLPFDDTNLKKLLRETQKEVTIPANLNISQECKNLILQLLRPANKRATILDVLKDPWMLKFQPEQPVNELKLLEAMYQSVSAPNRHQSLEITT, from the exons ATGGCTTCTCGGGAGACAGAGGCTTCTAAGCACCAAAGCGCCGCCCCACAGCGCAAGCCTAACATCATGGGGAAGGGAGACACTTCGGACACAACACCAGCTACCCCAACCTATCGCTCTGTCATGGAGGAGTACGGTTATGAGGTGGGCAAGGTCATCGGCCACGGCTCCTACGGAACAGTCTATGAGGCGTACTACACAAAGCAGAAAGTCCTGGTGGCTGTCAAGATCATCTCAAAGAAGAAGGCCTCCGATGACTACCTTAACAAGTTCCTACCGCGTGAGATACAG GTAATGAAAGTCTTACGGCACAAGTACCTCATCAACTTCTACCAGGCCATTGAGACCACATCCCGAGTATACATCGTTCTGGAGCTGGCTCAGGGCGGTGATGTCCTCGAATGGATCCAACGCTATGGGGCCTGCTCTGAGACGCTTGCTGGCAAGTGGTTCTCCCAGATGGCCTTGGGCATCGCCTACCTGCACAGCAAGGGCATCGTGCACCG GGACTTAAAGTTGGAGAACCTGTTGCTGGACAAGCGGGAGAATGTGAAGATATCGGACTTTGGCTTCGCCAAGATGGTGCCTTCTAGCCAGCCTGTGCGTAGTAGCTCTTCCTACCGCCAAATGAGCTGTCTTTCCCACCTCAGCCAGACCTACTGTGGCAGCTTTGCCTACGCCTGCCCCGAGATCTTGCTAGGCCTGCCCTATAGCCCTTTCCTGTCTGACACCTGGAGCATGGGCGTCATCCTCTACACCCTAGTGGTTGCACGTCTGCCCTTCGATGACACCAATCTCAAGAAGCTGCTGAGAGAGACCCAGAAGGAGGTCACCATCCCAGCTAACCTCAACATCTCCCAGGAGTGCAAG AACCTGATCCTCCAGTTGCTACGCCCAGCTAACAAGCGTGCCACTATCCTGGATGTCCTCAAGGACCCCTGGATGCTCAAGTTCCAGCCCGAGCAACCCGTGAATGAGCTCAAGCTGCTCGAGGCCATGTATCAGTCTGTCAGCGCCCCTAACCGGCACCAATCCTTGGAAATCACAACTTGA
- the Mdp1 gene encoding magnesium-dependent phosphatase 1, with protein sequence MTPLPKLAVFDLDYTLWPFWVDTHVDPPFHKSSDGTVRDRRGQNIRLYPEVPDVLERLQSLGVPVAAASRTGEIEGANQLLELFDLVKYFVHREIYPGSKVAHFERLRHKTGVPYSQMVFFDDEKRNIIDVGKLGVTCIHIQNGMSLQTLTQGLETFAKAQAGP encoded by the exons ATGACGCCGCTGCCAAAGCTTGCGGTGTTTGACCTGG ATTACACGCTCTGGCCTTTCTGGGTCGATACACACGTAGACCCCCCGTTCCACAAGAGCAG CGATGGAACTGTGCGGGATAGGCGGGGCCAGAACATCCGACTGTACCCGGAGGTGCCGGATGTCTTGGAACGGTTGCAGAGCCTTGGCGTGCCGGTCGCGGCTGCCTCACG gaccgGTGAGATCGAAGGGGCCAACCAACTACTGGAGCTCTTTGACCTTGTCAAATATTTTGTTCACCGGGAAATCTATCCAGGTAGCAAAGTCGCACACTTTGAGAG GTTACGCCACAAGACTGGAGTTCCTTACTCTCAGATGGTCTTCTTTGATGATGAGAAGCGGAATATCATAGATGTGGGCAAACTTG GCGTTACCTGCATTCACATCCAGAACGGAATGAGTCTGCAAACATTAACTCAAGGATTAGAGACATTTGCAAAGGCCCAGGCTGGACCCTGA
- the Nedd8 gene encoding ubiquitin-like protein NEDD8 yields the protein MLIKVKTLTGKEIEIDIEPTDKVERIKERVEEKEGIPPQQQRLIYSGKQMNDEKTAADYKILGGSVLHLVLALRGGGALGQ from the exons ATGCTAATTAAAGTGAAG ACGCTGACCGGAAAGGAGATTGAGATTGACATTGAACCCACAGACAAG GTGGAGAGAATCAAGGAGCgtgtggaagagaaagaggggatcCCCCCACAACAGCAGCGGCTCATCTACAGTGGCAAACAGAT GAATGATGAGAAGACAGCCGCTGATTACAAGATTCTAGGCGGGTCGGTCCTCCACCTGGTCTTGGCTCTCAGAGGAGGAGGTGCTCTTGGGCAGTGA